Genomic window (Paenibacillus sp. PK3_47):
CTTGCACTGTGCGCCTCCTGCCCCAAGCTGCAGGATGGCGTGACCTGCATCGCCTGCGGCTGCATTATACCGGTTGTGGCGAAGCTCAAAGAACGGGGCTGCCCGCTGCCGGGGGGCGGATTATGGCAGCCGGTGGCTGAATAAAGAAAATAAGCATAACGAGAACAGCGGCAGTCACGGGAGAGATGTACCTCTTCCGGTGACTGCCGCTGTTTTGCCGTATGTTTATCTGTGCTGACGCTGGGCAATAGGGTTCGAACAACAAACTAATTTCAATTTGAGCAGGTGCACACTTCTAACGGACCCAGGATCCCCTATTTGCGCCAAATGTTCCACTTTAAAAAGCTAACGGACCTCAGATCTCTTATTTCCGCAATTTCACCCGAAAAGTGGCTGCCGGGGAGGAAATAAGGGACTTACGGTCCGTTAGCTTAGAAAAAGCCGCATAAATCACGGAATAGCGGATCTACTGTCCGTTAGCGTTACTAAGCAACCAAAGTGAAGCAGTAGCGCTATGCTGCAGCGGTAACCGGCCGCACCAGCATTATCATCACCCATGGCGCCGTCTCACCTCCGGCCGCACCAGCGCTATCATCACCGATCAAGCCGTCGTCACCATCACCTGCCACGCTTAATCCTGCTGCCTCGCTTACCCGTTCAGCGCCTTAGGGCGCTTCCGTAGGGTTGGCGGCGTCACTGTAAAATAGCTCGAATACAAGATCGTCGTTGTAATTGCCGAAGCCTTTGCCGAACAGCGTGAGCCCGCCGATATGCTCGGCGTCTTCTTCTACGGACAGACGGAAGGTCCACTGCTTGTCACGGATACCGACCTGCGTAAGCGTAACATCGGAGAGCTTGAGACCGTCCATGAACGTTCCCTTAGGCGTAACCCGCAGCTGCTTGAGCAGGCCGTACTGGTTAGTGTGCGCAGGCCACCAGCCGGGAGTGAATTTCCCGCGGCTGTCACCGTAATCCCCCGGACTGGTCCAGTAGCCGAGTTTTCTGCCGTTCAGCGTGAAGGTAATATCAGAGGGCCAGTTGTTATTGGTAGACGGTGCTTCGGAAGCAATTTCCATCGTGATGACCAGTTCCTCCGGCTGCTGGCTGGACAACAGAAAGTTGGGGATTTTGTACTCGACATAACCCTTGCCGAACCACAAAATGCCGGCTTTCATCCGCTCCTGGTCCCAGAAATAGCGCGGATCGTCAAAGCTGCCGATAATTTGTTCGGTGGTGGACAGCCCGCAGGTCGGTTCGATCTGAAAATCGGAATAATGGCCCACGGGAATTTCCTTGCGGTGGCCTTTGCGCTCCGTACTGGCATGAACCGGAAAAATAATTTCGGCTCCGTCTGTGGCCAGGGAGCAGATTTTTTGCAGACCGCTCCGGCCCGGGGCCATATGTGTGGTGATCAGTCCGGCCGCTTCCAGCTTCCGTACATGCATGGTCATGATTGCACTGCTCAGCTTAACCGCTCCTGCGAGCTCCTTAACGTTCATGGGCTGGTCAGCCAGCAGCCGCAGCATTTGCAGCCGTACAGCACTAGACAGCGCTTCGTATACAGGCAGAGATTCTTCAGTCAGGTCAAGTTTCATAATGGGCCTCCGGTTCATCTTTATATAGTTAATGATTATATTACTTGAATGACATTTTTACAAGTCAAATCAAGCGGTTGCAGGATCTTTTGAAGAGCAGCAGTGTTCTAAAACGATATATGTCAACCGCTTGTCATACCAGCTAACCCCACGTATAATGAGGAAAGAGAACGCTTTATTTACGGAATGATATCTTAAGTCAGCCAGCCGCCGGCTGGATAAACAGAGTGAAGGGAGACTGCTGCTGTGACATTGCTTGGAGCTATTGAAGCTGGGGGAACTAAATTTGTATGCGGAATCGGGAATGAGGAGGGTACGATTATTGACCGGGTAAGCTTCCCGACAACGACGCCTCAGGAGACTATGGGTCTGGTGCTGGATTATTTCTCGGATAAAAAGGTGGAGGCGATCGGGATCGGTTCATTTGGACCTATCGATCCGGTTATCGGCAGCCCGACTTACGGTTACATAACTACTACACCCAAGCCTCATTGGGGACAATTTAATCTGGTAGGTGCCGTGAAGGAACAATTCGGGGTGCCGATCGGTTTTGATACGGATGTTAACGGCGCGGCACTTGGCGAATATACCTGGGGCGCGGCGCAGGGACTGGACAGCTGCCTGTATATTACCGTCGGCACAGGCATCGGAGCGGGGGCGGTTGTCGGCGGCGAGCTGATTCACGGCCTGTCCCATCCTGAAATGGGACATATCCTGGTGCCGCGTCATCCGGAGGACAGCTTTGCCGGATTCTGCCCGTATCATGGGGACTGCCTGGAAGGCCTCGCAGCAGGTCCTGCAATCGGGCAGCGCTGGGGCAAGCCGGCAGGCGAGCTGCCTGCCGACCATCCTGCCTGGGCGATGGAGGCGCACTATCTGGCACATGCGCTGATGAATTATGTGCTGATCCTGTCGCCGCAGAAGATCGTAATGGGCGGCGGAGTAATGAAGCAGAGCCAGCTGTTCCCGCTGATCCAAGCCAAGCTGCAGGAGCTGCTGGGCGGTTATGTCCAGC
Coding sequences:
- a CDS encoding DUF6171 family protein, which encodes MSITSTCKGCRDDYKVTDAQISRILASPMFNPGNTAPDDVYAARLALCASCPKLQDGVTCIACGCIIPVVAKLKERGCPLPGGGLWQPVAE
- a CDS encoding ArsR family transcriptional regulator; translated protein: MKLDLTEESLPVYEALSSAVRLQMLRLLADQPMNVKELAGAVKLSSAIMTMHVRKLEAAGLITTHMAPGRSGLQKICSLATDGAEIIFPVHASTERKGHRKEIPVGHYSDFQIEPTCGLSTTEQIIGSFDDPRYFWDQERMKAGILWFGKGYVEYKIPNFLLSSQQPEELVITMEIASEAPSTNNNWPSDITFTLNGRKLGYWTSPGDYGDSRGKFTPGWWPAHTNQYGLLKQLRVTPKGTFMDGLKLSDVTLTQVGIRDKQWTFRLSVEEDAEHIGGLTLFGKGFGNYNDDLVFELFYSDAANPTEAP
- a CDS encoding ROK family protein; translation: MTLLGAIEAGGTKFVCGIGNEEGTIIDRVSFPTTTPQETMGLVLDYFSDKKVEAIGIGSFGPIDPVIGSPTYGYITTTPKPHWGQFNLVGAVKEQFGVPIGFDTDVNGAALGEYTWGAAQGLDSCLYITVGTGIGAGAVVGGELIHGLSHPEMGHILVPRHPEDSFAGFCPYHGDCLEGLAAGPAIGQRWGKPAGELPADHPAWAMEAHYLAHALMNYVLILSPQKIVMGGGVMKQSQLFPLIQAKLQELLGGYVQHPALNDGISNYVVPPLLGDNAGLAGAVGLAKLALERA